In one Drosophila pseudoobscura strain MV-25-SWS-2005 chromosome X, UCI_Dpse_MV25, whole genome shotgun sequence genomic region, the following are encoded:
- the fs(1)N gene encoding uncharacterized protein fs(1)N translates to MKLPIAFGLLCLWPVLIGRCQSTDKKAEIAKLRSELSDALEASDVGPPGVITQPVWTKQAQGAPIPATAGKVIVDQAALRSAAAVRDEIQKAVAQQGHTQEVLQLDAALKAASSAQAGSTLGDARQEMLGASQDPEDAGPGQPNVVESQVDTPGIDLEQLQRVELSKRRTRDLLVLSRIEEDLHFTLGADVDQWLSVLANGSAYLVGLQPGGFLVLNKDFSTLQTVPLTAPIDAMISIERWSIRTHLQEGLLVVASQHQLLWHRLEPGRGLVPFWHWPLGSPATRLSIFSLEGRDFIVLAGNRTLNVYSYDLEAEEFWIAQRLQLPETITAMAVLDTGRDLLLAVGQTDQAFIYAYNPRERPIGDAGLQLQLHQRVEAPQVATIAAFQMGGRSYLALGGQRPQILAHVQGQLLPRTILGQNFGFVEFFLPVPVRSYRDDLLLLVQHRVTFDTHTLLVLEVLIWTGEAFEAGLPPPCGINDQHITHGAGCMLDHEREAGLIGAALIRQQDHPPLMLVPRRQAPSGLFRLETQLLPRNSEAKDLQEIQQFMREWVEEQDAIIRLVEAQLRSPLPLEKEFEEIHAPQVINEGGDILELFVNDARWTADDAAIDLRQLLQQIRLLEQELQASAAPRRPKRQPEALYNFHYDLLEVDSVDADILVLDKLNHVPFYVRNRSLYFPEGSLNVQRLELLQAPTEQLPAEGSESHERLKMDGNLEYESINGLDWTQLLQELVWRHRPLQLSQLHVQGAVIFEDALHLSSLNELRFPEDYLWSQGNGTTIVQAPKEFTQTLSANVVDTTGTINEMRPEDAISLSDAQDWPGFVTFSQLEVSEELELNGTAQGRQFEEAPLNPTLLESHHIRSDCHFAQLFVQGPLHLRGLLDNDSYDSLLGDLLQRSPDPVQELFVGGAKRVVGQLTLPVDTHVADGKLSGIPLQHFVTKHTNQVLRNLTHLHGYVYFYRLQLAEGATYDGVHLEKLLAESLRLDGPSLSSPGTRLRFEGPPPDMAGGLRLEHSLNQVPLASGYQTLREPLHLSRVSFQRLDAEQAQVSRDVIGSGLLNGRHLGDVLQEEPHSWSGEVHVQELILPQGVQAQELQGVRADLMLDFLQQLDELPLLILQGQLQVERIAVSGSVQVEGPLNGRDLDHLQREVIWLDRPNEMRTRWRLQEPPVFAGDLHILGSFNELLLPELLDDIVFRSDGDQDVVIEGTKSFTSPLRVADELHLEALNGVPFERLANRRHPLNLTGNVRLQGRLHVAAVQLEGALNNDPRAMGQLEELLRWDPVWQDFVQRGRVVLLPGGASMPLEDLTVLGHLGNLSQEPVQHLFEQMIFRQEPHIRVEGHKIFTGRVSIPDGAHIRQLNGLDLEQLLSQLIFIDGQEEVIVETPVQFAAPVQADRLLADRLLLTGQLLNGCNVTEWLLDTVRVDRDWQGPQTPITFADGSLDHNSLEVEQLNHVNLSRLVTLHTEQHLLEPLLAEELLLDGMMQVQGLVNARNLSQEYANTLRINSPEPQRVETPLLLSGIHVRGPLQVNVPINGDASLNLSDVASLEEPTIRLQSPVFFSRLHAPQLRARQRLNAFDFVDWHERSLWARGRTEQTITGNWRVKQLRVKQADDSDIRYRRQTMEQMEEQYRKLCQRLSKMFGSLSIPYQVQKLRRSFTLRQPKRNEDVRRIFGLDAAVQAGGRGGIFLLVNEMGCWTRIHRWNGTRFAHAGAFQSGPVDEVIGLQLKNNSGRDFAFMTSHEMDEGEHESTWNCTGASVLQSWQTDGEQQETEPLAIPVETLQDLKEKQKELQKRPLPSYQEAIKYLQRPAVESELGPHWGRRKEIGPEELHALRRRLLETLSFRLQTEVNITQLSIPESDLYDDQLVEDFLQLMTQLQGFRPRLQTDTLPLPDSPARVLAARSAQLIWPVLQELRVIGGDGGSGAEEELALEETLLDVLEVANNSSSEQTSQLHAVIGRLRQLQEQLQRKDGEPMASASSRAPDQTLPHPTLQWRPVQTLRLHVGPKNRSRLLYARLTLLDTPEGRGSPTTPSTAPPAHIQLHHANGSLFQSLAADRQARQLTALRVRDETLLAFVEGCCQIRVFIYRGVQGFVPFARFRAHKADEESPVLQLLAIRLPLQRPPGSVYALAVAQARRITFYELVIAGLLEPWLKCN, encoded by the exons ATGAAATTGCCAATCGCCTTCGGGCTGCTATGCCTCTGGCCCGTTCTAATCGGTCGGTGCCAGTCGACGGACAAAAAGGCGGAGATTGCCAAACTGCGCAGCGAACTGAGCGATGCCCTGGAGGCCAGCGATGTGGGACCG CCAGGAGTCATCACACAGCCAGTGTGGACGAAGCAGGCACAAGGCGCTCCTATCCCAGCGACAGCCGGCAAGGTGATTGTGGATCAAGCGGCCTTGAGGAGTGCCGCTGCCGTTCGGGACGAGATCCAGAAGGCTGTGGCCCAGCAAGGACATACCCAAGAAGTGCTGCAGCTGGATGCGGCTCTTAAGGCGGCGAGCAGCGCCCAGGCGGGCTCTACCTTGGGCGATGCGCGCCAGGAGATGCTGGGCGCAAGCCAGGACCCCGAGGACGCGGGACCCGGGCAGCCGAATGTGGTGGAATCGCAGGTGGACACGCCTGGCATAGAtctggagcagctgcagcgcgTCGAACTGTCAAAGCGTAGGACCCGCGACCTTCTTGTGCTTAGTCGCATCGAAGAGGACCTACACTTCACCCTCGGCGCCGATGTGGACCAGTGGCTGTCTGTGCTGGCCAATGGCAGTGCCTATCTTGTGGGCCTGCAGCCTGGGGGCTTCCTGGTGCTCAACAAAGACTTCTCGACCTTGCAAACAGTGCCGCTGACTGCTCCCATTGACGCGATGATTAGCATCGAGCGCTGGAGCATCCGCACCCACCTGCAGGAGGGTCTGTTGGTGGTCGCCTCCCAGCACCAGCTTCTCTGGCACCGCCTGGAGCCGGGCCGAGGCCTGGTGCCCTTCTGGCACTGGCCCCTGGGCAGCCCGGCCACTAGGCTGTCGATCTTCAGTCTGGAGGGTCGCGACTTCATCGTACTGGCCGGCAATCGCACCCTGAACGTCTACTCCTACGACCTGGAGGCGGAGGAGTTCTGGATCGCCCAGCGCCTGCAGCTGCCAGAGACGATAACAGCCATGGCCGTGCTGGACACTGGCCGGGATCTGCTTTTGGCCGTGGGACAAACGGACCAGGCCTTCATCTATGCCTACAATCCGCGAGAGCGTCCGATTGGGGATGCGGGGCTACAGCTGCAGCTTCACCAGAGGGTGGAGGCGCCTCAGGTGGCGACTATTGCCGCCTTCCAGATGGGTGGACGCAGCTACCTGGCCTTGGGCGGACAGCGACCCCAGATCCTAGCCCATGTGCAGGGCCAGCTCTTGCCGCGGACGATTCTGGGTCAGAATTTCGGCTTCGTGGAGTTCTTTCTGCCCGTGCCGGTGCGTAGCTATCGGGACGATCTCTTGCTGCTCGTGCAGCATCGCGTCACCTTCGACACGCACACGCTGCTCGTCCTGGAGGTGCTCATATGGACGGGCGAGGCTTTCGAGGCGGGCCTGCCGCCTCCGTGCGGAATCAACGACCAGCACATCACCCACGGTGCCGGTTGCATGCTGGACCACGAGCGGGAGGCTGGCCTGATTGGAGCAGCGCTGATTCGGCAGCAGGACCATCCGCCGCTGATGCTGGTGCCCCGCCGTCAGGCACCGTCGGGGCTCTTTCGCCTGGAGACGCAGCTTCTGCCACGGAATTCGGAGGCAAAGGATTTGCAGGAGATACAACAGTTCATGCGAGAGTGGGTGGAGGAACAGGACGCTATAATCCGCCTAGTCGAAGCACAGCTGCGTTCGCCCCTGCCTTTGGAGAAGGAGTTCGAGGAGATCCACGCCCCTCAGGTGATCAACGAAGGCGGTGACATCCTGGAGCTCTTCGTCAACGATGCCCGCTGGACGGCTGACGATGCGGCCATCGATCTGCGCCAGCTTCTGCAACAGATCCGCCTGCTCGAGCAAGAGCTGCAGGCATCAGCAGCTCCAAGGCGGCCCAAACGCCAGCCTGAGGCGCTCTACAACTTCCACTATGATCTCCTGGAGGTGGACAGCGTCGATGCGGATATCCTCGTCCTGGACAAGTTGAACCACGTGCCGTTCTACGTCCGAAACAGGTCCTTATACTTTCCTGAAGGGTCGCTCAATGTCCAGCgcctggagctgctgcaggcccCAACGGAGCAGCTTCCCGCCGAGGGATCTGAGTCGCATGAGCGCCTGAAGATGGACGGGAACCTGGAGTACGAGAGCATCAACGGCTTGGATTGGACCCAATTGCTACAGGAGCTGGTGTGGCGGCATCGGCCACTGCAGCTCTCCCAGCTTCATGTGCAGGGC GCTGTCATATTCGAAGATGCACTGCATCTGAGCTCGCTGAACGAGCTCCGTTTCCCCGAGGATTACTTGTGGTCTCAGGGGAATGGCACCACCATCGTCCAGGCACCCAAGGAGTTCACCCAGACCCTCT CCGCTAATGTCGTGGACACGACAGGAACCATCAATGAGATGCGGCCAGAGGATGCCATTAGCCTCAGCGATGCCCAGGATTGGCCGGGTTTTGTCACCTTCTCCCAACTGGAGGTATCCGAGGAACTGGAGCTCAATGGCACTGCCCAGGGCAGGCAGTTCGAGGAGGCGCCCCTGAATCCCACTCTCCTAGAATCGCACCACATCCGCTCCGACTGCCATTTCGCACAGCTATTCGTCCAGGGGCCGCTCCATTTGCGTGGCTTGCTGGACAACGACAGCTACGACTCTCTGCTGGGCGATCTGCTGCAGCGTTCGCCCGATCCCGTGCAGGAGCTGTTTGTGGGGGGTGCCAAGCGTGTGGTGGGACAGCTCACGCTGCCTGTGGACACCCATGTGGCGGATGGAAAACTGAGCGGCATCCCACTGCAGCACTTTGTGACCAAGCACACGAATCAGGTGCTCCGAAATCTAACGCATCTGCATGGATACGTTTACTTCTATCGGCTGCAGCTTGCCGAGGGCGCCACCTACGATGGAGTCCATCTGGAGAAGCTCCTGGCCGAATCCTTGCGGCTGGACGGGCCCTCCCTTAGTTCTCCCGGCACCCGGCTACGCTTTGAGGGCCCTCCACCGGATATGGCCGGAGGACTGCGCCTGGAGCACAGCCTCAATCAGGTGCCGCTGGCCAGTGGCTATCAGACGCTCCGCGAGCCCCTACACTTAAGCCGCGTCAGCTTTCAGCGCCTGGACGCCGAACAGGCACAAGTGTCCCGCGATGTGATCGGATCGGGGCTACTTAATGGCCGCCATCTGGGCGACGTGCTGCAGGAGGAGCCGCACAGCTGGTCCGGAGAGGTGCACGTACAGGAATTGATCTTGCCGCAGGGCGTACAGGCGCAAGAGCTGCAGGGAGTACGGGCGGACCTGATGCTCGATttcctgcagcagctggacgAGCTGCCACTGCTGATCCTGCAGGGCCAGCTGCAGGTGGAGCGAATTGCCGTCAGCGGATCGGTGCAGGTCGAAGGTCCGCTCAACGGTCGCGATTTGGACCATCTGCAGCGGGAGGTGATTTGGCTGGACCGCCCCAACGAGATGCGAACGCGCTGGCGCCTCCAGGAGCCACCAGTATTCGCCGGCGATCTGCACATTCTGGGCAGCTTCAACGAGCTACTGCTCCCTGAGCTCCTCGATGACATTGTGTTCCGTTCGGATGGGGATCAGGATGTGGTCATCGAGGGAACCAAAAGCTTCACTTCTCCCCTCCGCGTGGCCGACGAACTGCACCTAGAGGCACTAAACGGTGTACCCTTCGAGCGGTTGGCCAACAGGCGGCACCCGTTGAACCTCACTGGCAATGTTCGTCTCCAGGGCCGCCTCCATGTGGCTGCAGTGCAGCTCGAGGGTGCGCTGAACAACGATCCGCGGGCCATGGGCCAGCTGGAAGAGCTGCTGCGCTGGGATCCCGTCTGGCAGGACTTCGTGCAGCGCGGAAGAGTGGTGCTTCTGCCTGGTGGTGCGTCTATGCCGCTGGAAGACCTCACAGTCCTAGGCCACTTGGGAAATCTCAGCCAGGAGCCGGTGCAGCATCTCTTCGAGCAAATGATTTTCAGACAAGAACCGCACATCCGTGTCGAGGGTCACAAGATCTTCACGGGACGCGTGAGCATCCCAGACGGGGCTCACATTCGCCAGCTGAACGGACTCGACCTGGAGCAGCTACTCAGTCAGCTCATCTTCATCGATGGACAGGAGGAGGTGATTGTGGAAACACCCGTCCAATTTGCGGCGCCCGTCCAGGCGGATCGGCTGCTGGCCGATCGTCTCCTGCTGACGGGACAGCTCCTAAATGGATGCAATGTGACGGAATGGCTGCTAGATACCGTACGCGTGGATCGCGACTGGCAGGGTCCTCAAA CTCCCATCACTTTTGCCGATGGATCACTGGATCACAATTCCTTGGAGGTGGAACAGCTGAATCACGTGAATCTGTCGCGTTTGGTTACCCTGCACACGGAACAGCACCTTCTGGAGCCGCTTCTGGcagaggagctgctgctcgatGGGATGATGCAAGTGCAAGGGCTGGTCAATGCCCGCAATCTCTCCCAGGAATATGCCAATACCTTGAGG ATTAATTCTCCGGAGCCGCAGAGAGTGGAGACACCCCTGCTGCTGTCGGGCATCCATGTGCGGGGTCCCCTGCAGGTGAATGTACCCATCAATGGCGATGCCAGCCTCAATCTGAGCGATGTGGCCAGCCTGGAGGAGCCTACGATACGCCTGCAGTCACCGGTCTTTTTTAGCAGACTGCATGCCCCCCAGCTGAGGGCCAGGCAGCGGCTCAACGCCTTCGATTTCGTGGACTGGCATGAGCGGAGTCTGTGGGCACGCGGCAGGACTGAGCAGACAATCACGGGCAACTGGCGGGTGAAGCAGCTCAGAGTCAAGCAGGCGGATGACAGCGACATTAGATACCGCCGCCAGACAATGGAACAGATGGAGGAGCAATACCGAAAGCTGTGCCAGCGACTCTCAAAGATGTTCGGCTCTCTGAGTATTCCCTATCAAGTGCAGAAGCTGAGGCGCAGCTTCACGCTGCGGCAACCCAAGCGAAACGAGGATGTGAGACGTATCTTTGGCCTGGACGCGGCCGTTCAGGCTGGCGGCAGAGGTGGCATTTTTCTGCTGGTAAACGAGATGGGCTGTTGGACGCGTATCCATCGCTGGAATGGCACTCGTTTTGCCCATGCCGGAGCCTTTCAGAGCGGACCCGTGGACGAAGTGATTGGCCTTCAGCTGAAGAACAATAGCGGACGGGACTTTGCCTTTATGACAAGCCACGAGATGGATGAGGGAGAGCACGAGTCCACCTGGAACTGCACGGGCGCCAGCGTCCTCCAGAGCTGGCAAACGGATGGCGAACAGCAGGAGACGGAGCCCTTGGCGATACCAGTGGAAACGCTCCAGGATCTGAAAGAGAAGCAAAAGGAGCTCCAGAAGCGGCCGCTTCCCAGCTATCAGGAGGCCATCAAGTACTTGCAGCGTCCGGCCGTCGAGTCCGAGCTGGGACCGCACTGGGGTCGGAGGAAGGAGATCGGTCCAGAGGAGCTGCACGCGCTAAGGCGCCGTCTGCTGGAGACCCTCAGCTTTCGGCTGCAGACCGAAGTGAACATCACGCAGCTGAGCATACCCGAGAGCGACCTGTACGACGACCAGCTGGTCGAGGATTTTCTGCAATTGATGACGCAGCTTCAGGGCTTCCGGCCCCGCCTCCAGACGGACACGTTGCCCCTGCCCGACAGTCCGGCCCGGGTCCTGGCCGCCCGCAGTGCCCAGCTCATCTGGCCCGTGCTGCAAGAGCTCCGAGTGATTGGTGGTGACGGCGGGTCGGGTGCAGAAGAGGAGCTGGCCCTGGAGGAGACCCTTCTGGATGTCCTCGAGGtggccaacaacagcagctctGAACAGACCTCCCAGCTGCATGCGGTGATTGGCAGGCTGCGCCAACTGCAAGAGCAGCTACAGCGGAAAGATGGGGAACCGATGGCGTCTGCTTCCAGCCGTGCTCCCGACCAGACGCTGCCCCACCCGACGCTGCAATGGCGGCCAGTGCAGACGCTACGCCTCCATGTGGGCCCCAAGAATCGCTCCCGGCTGCTCTATGCGCGCCTCACCCTCTTGGACACCCCCGAGGGCCGAGGATCACCAACAACACCTTCGACCGCGCCACCCGCCCACATCCAGCTGCACCATGCCAACGGATCGCTCTTCCAGTCCCTTGCCGCCGACCGCCAGGCCAGGCAGCTGACTGCCCTGCGGGTACGGGACGAGACACTCCTGGCCTTCGTCGAGGGCTGCTGCCAGATACGCGTATTTATCTACCGCGGAGTCCAGGGCTTTGTGCCCTTCGCCCGCTTCCGCGCCCACAAAGCGGATGAGGAGTCGCcagtgctgcagctgctcgctATACGTCTGCCGCTTCAGCGTCCACCCGGATCAGTCTATGCCCTGGCCGTGGCGCAGGCCCGGCGGATAACTTTCTACGAGCTGGTCATCGCAGGGCTACTGGAGCCATGGCTGAAGTGTAATTGA
- the mRpL22 gene encoding large ribosomal subunit protein uL22m → MHTVIRQMSQLRLQAMPSSALLKATASASAPSALDHSGAAVNHHSLHTAAGSGGALCASWNKHNNGPRKWLVYNKTVHPPQQPDEEPRKAYVCHMRSNIKYSPDKMWYIAAFVRGMSVDEALKQLNFVLKKGATDVKETILEAQEMAVQRHNVEYKSNLWVAESFVGKGRVFKGMRRHARGRFGQVEYKHCHYFVRLEEGQPPEHYYQEPQTPEQQYEHWLEQMRSRKVINSL, encoded by the exons ATGCACACAGTGATAAGGCAAATGTCGCAGCTGAGGCTGCAAGCGATGCCCAGCTCAGCGCTGCTTAAGGCGACTGCCTCCGCGTCCGCCCCATCCGCACTGGATCACAGTGGGGCAGCTGTCAATCACCACAGCCTGCACACGGCCGCTGGATCTGGAGGAGCCCTGTGTGCCAGTTGGAACAAACACAATAATGGACCGCGCAAGTGGCTGGTTTATAACAAAACAGTGCATCCACCCCAGCAGCCGGACGAGGAGCCACGCAAGGCG TACGTGTGTCACATGCGCAGTAATATCAAATACAGCCCAGACAAGATGTGGTATATAGCGGCATTTGTTCGCGGCATGTCCGTGGACGAAGCCCTCAAGCAGCTCAATTTTGTGCTCAAGAAGGGAGCCACCGATGTGAAGGAGACCATTTTGGAGGCACAGGAGATGGCAGTTCAGCGGCACAATGTGGAATACAAAAGCAATCTGTGGGTAGCCGAATCATTTGTGGGAAAGGGCCGCGTTTTCAAGGGAATGCGACGACATGCGCGCGGTCGTTTCGGCCAGGTGGAGTACAAGCACTGTCACTACTTTGTGCGCCTGGAGGAGGGCCAGCCGCCCGAGCACTACTACCAGGAGCCACAAACACCCGAGCAGCAGTACGAGCATTGGCTGGAACAGATGCGCAGCCGGAAGGTTATCAATTCCCTGTAG
- the LOC4815927 gene encoding transcription factor IIIA: MRPDLNITSDSDLEAVLEEFKQKVERRNSAGSAKYTCSIENCGATFKRLDHLDRHEFHHTGKKKHACTYEGCDKTYSIVTHLKRHLRSTHERTEDAAQKNVKCSVLECKKMFTSDSNMQRHVREAHDSPRVYPCGYCPAKFSQKLKLKRHEIREHTKDYPYRCSKCSRGFYQEWQRESHQGSCKLYSCPGCDLQFDKWTIYTKHCRDTLHRRQRNKCEHCESSYAKPSDLRLHMEAKHKDSVGAFACTEEGCSRTYSYERNLRQHQLAAHTGRRFECQAINCGRCFSSAQNLSKHLARDHTDGKEKVEKEKPKSNSKTRKRRRDAGRTKHSRLSKLACLQLEKDVDEEVRQRRSPALKKVAEYLGEEDPLQQLISATLQDEDAVA; this comes from the exons ATGCGGCCAGATCTAAATATTACCAGCGACAGTGACTTGGAAGCTGTGTTGGAAGAGTTCAAACAGAAGGTGGAGCGCCGCAATAGTGCTGGCTCGGCCAAGTACACGTGCAGCATTGAGAACTGCGGGGCCACATTCAAGCGTCTCGACCATTTGGATCGGCACGAGTTCCACCACACGGGCAAA AAGAAGCATGCCTGTACGTATGAGGGCTGCGACAAGACCTACTCAATTGTCACCCACTTGAAGCGGCATCTGCGTAGCACCCACGAGCGAACCGAAGATGCGGCACAGAAAAACGTTAAATGCTCAGTGCTGGAGTGCAAAAAGATGTTCACATCCGACAGCAACATGCAGCGTCATGTGCGTGAGGCCCACGACAGTCCCAGGGTGTACCCATGTGGATACTGCCCGGCCAAGTTTTCGCAAAAGTTGAAGCTGAAGCGGCACGAGATCCGGGAGCACACCAAAGACTATCCGTATCGCTGCAGCAAGTGTAGCCGCGGCTTCTACCAGGAGTGGCAGCGGGAGAGCCATCAGGGCAGCTGCAAGCTCTACTCCTGTCCCGGCTGTGACCTGCAGTTCGACAAGTGGACGATCTACACGAAGCATTGCCGCGACACGCTGCATCGACGGCAGCGAAACAAGTGCGAGCACTGCGAGAGCAGCTACGCCAAGCCCAGCGATCTCAGGCTTCACATGGAGGCCAAGCACAAGGACTCGGTTGGGGCTTTTGCATGCACCGAGGAGGGTTGCTCGCGCACCTATTCATACGAGCGTAATTTGCGCCAACACCAGCTGGCGGCGCACACCGGAAGGCGCTTCGAGTGTCAAGCCATCAACTGCGGACGCTGCTTCAGCAGTGCCCAGAACCTGTCCAAGCATCTGGCACGGGATCACACCGATGGAAAAGAGAAggtggagaaggagaagccaaAGTCAAATTCGAAGACCCGCAAGCGTCGTCGCGATGCTGGTCGCACCAAACATTCCAGGCTGTCAAAGCTGGCCTGCCTGCAGCTGGAGAAGGATGTGGATGAGGAGGTGCGCCAACGCAGGTCCCCGGCTTTGAAAAAAGTCGCTGAATATCTAGGTGAAGAGGATCCCTTGCAGCAGCTGATAAGCGCGACTCTACAAGACGAAGACGCAGTGGCCTAA
- the LOC6902191 gene encoding NECAP-like protein CG9132, translating to MEYESVLIVKPEVFIYKIPPRASNRGYRAADWNLKEPTWTGRMRLVAKGTACILKLEDKTSGALFANCPIDTYPGVAIEAVSDSSRYFVIRVQDDNGRSAFLGLGFGDRSDSFDLNVALQDHFKWVKNQEQIEKEKTEPKQELDLGFKEGETIKINMRITKKDGSDGPSRTGKNKGNSGVLPPPPGGLGKIAPPPAAAASPGATVRTSPGVSPAHRPSGGGSEWTDYASAGGNQGQQNSANANWVQF from the exons atGGAATACGAGAGCGTGCTGATTGTCAAACCGGAggtttttatatataaaataccACCGCGGGCGAGCAATCGAGGCTATAG GGCCGCCGACTGGAACCTAAAGGAACCCACCTGGACAGGGAGGATGCGACTTGTGGCGAAGGGCACTGCCTGCATCTTGAAGCTGGAGGATAAGACCAGCGGCGCCCTATTCGCCAATTGCCCCATCGATACATATCCCGGCGTGGCCATCGAAGCAGTCTCCGACAGTTCCCGTTATTTCGTCATACGCGTCCAGGACGACAATGGAAGGTCTGCCTTTTTGGGCCTGGGCTTTGGCGATCGTTCGGACTCCTTTGATCTGAATGTGGCGCTGCAGGATCACTTTAAGTGGGTGAAGAACCAAGAGCAGATCGAAAAGGAGAAGACCGAGCCCAAGCAGGAGCTGGATCTGGGCTTCAAGGAGGGGGAAACTATCAAGATTAATATGAGGATAACG AAAAAGGACGGCTCCGACGGTCCGTCCCGGACTGGCAAGAACAAGGGCAACAGCGGCGtactgccaccgccgcccgGTGGCCTGGGCAAGATAGCGCCACCACCAGCCGCAGCGGCTTCTCCAGGGGCGACGGTTCGGACAAGCCCTGGCGTCTCGCCAGCCCACAGACCATCCGGCGGCGGCTCCGAGTGGACCGACTATGCATCAGCCGG GGGCAATCAAGGACAACAGAACTCGGCAAATGCCAACTGGGTGCAGTTCTAA